One genomic window of Pseudomonas sp. LFM046 includes the following:
- the lptF gene encoding LPS export ABC transporter permease LptF has translation MIVFRYLSREVLVTLSAVSAVLLVIIMSGRFIKYLAQAAQGALDPGVLFMIMGFRIPGFLQLILPLGLFLGFLLAYGRLYLDSEMTVLSATGMSQQRLMAYSLVPAALVALLVAWLSLGLAPQGVSQVERILNEQDALTELDTLVPGRFQALKGGGRVTYAETLSPDRGELGGVFISEKRVSREQGKDRGIGVLVAEKGHQEIQPDGSRYLILKNGFRYDGNPGKADYRIIQYETYGVLLPKPEISSEIGEREAVSTSELIGSADPKYRAELQWRLSIPLLVFVVTLLAVPLSRVNPRQGRFLKLLPAILLYMAYLSLLIAARGQLDKGRIPLAVGLWWVHGIFAAIGLLMLYWEPLRLKWAARRNAREVAHG, from the coding sequence TTGATTGTCTTCCGTTATCTCTCCCGCGAGGTCCTGGTTACCCTCAGTGCGGTCAGTGCCGTGCTGCTGGTGATCATCATGAGCGGCCGTTTCATCAAGTACCTGGCCCAGGCCGCACAAGGGGCCCTGGACCCCGGCGTGCTGTTCATGATCATGGGCTTCCGGATTCCCGGATTCCTCCAGCTGATCCTGCCCCTGGGGCTGTTCCTCGGCTTTTTGCTGGCCTACGGCCGGCTCTACCTCGATAGCGAAATGACCGTGCTTTCGGCCACCGGCATGAGCCAGCAGCGCCTGATGGCCTACAGCCTGGTGCCGGCTGCCCTGGTGGCCCTGCTGGTGGCCTGGCTGAGCCTGGGCCTGGCGCCTCAGGGCGTGAGCCAGGTGGAGCGCATCCTCAACGAACAGGACGCCCTGACCGAACTCGATACCCTGGTGCCCGGACGCTTCCAGGCGCTCAAGGGCGGCGGCCGGGTGACCTATGCCGAGACGCTTTCTCCCGATCGTGGTGAGTTGGGCGGCGTGTTCATCTCCGAGAAGCGTGTATCCCGCGAGCAGGGCAAGGACCGTGGCATCGGCGTGCTGGTGGCGGAGAAGGGCCACCAGGAGATTCAGCCGGACGGCAGCCGCTACCTGATCCTGAAGAATGGTTTCCGCTACGACGGCAATCCGGGCAAGGCTGACTACCGCATCATCCAGTACGAAACCTACGGCGTGCTGTTGCCCAAGCCGGAAATCAGTTCCGAGATCGGCGAGCGCGAGGCGGTGTCGACGTCCGAGCTGATCGGCAGCGCCGACCCGAAATACCGGGCCGAACTGCAGTGGCGCCTGTCCATCCCGCTGCTGGTGTTCGTCGTCACGCTGCTGGCGGTGCCGCTGTCCAGGGTCAATCCGCGCCAGGGCCGCTTCCTCAAATTGCTCCCGGCAATCCTGCTTTACATGGCTTACCTGTCCTTGCTGATCGCCGCTCGCGGCCAGCTGGATAAGGGTCGCATCCCCTTGGCTGTTGGCCTGTGGTGGGTGCATGGGATCTTCGCCGCGATTGGCTTGTTGATGTTGTATTGGGAGCCTCTGCGCCTGAAGTGGGCGGCTCGTCGTAATGCCCGTGAGGTGGCCCATGGTTAG